A window of the Pirellulales bacterium genome harbors these coding sequences:
- a CDS encoding VOC family protein: MPKITGVLETSLYVADVNRAAHFYESLFGFHRMFTDDRLCALSVDEKQVLLIFQRGASVEPIPLAGDVLPPHDGTGSLHLAFACTAQELSHWEEHLAQHEVPIESRIRWERGGQSIYFRDPDDNLIELATPGIWPIY, encoded by the coding sequence ATGCCAAAAATCACAGGCGTTTTAGAAACTTCGCTGTATGTGGCCGACGTAAATCGGGCGGCCCATTTTTATGAAAGCTTATTTGGCTTTCACCGAATGTTTACCGACGATCGGCTGTGCGCGCTGTCCGTCGACGAGAAGCAAGTGTTGTTGATCTTTCAGCGCGGGGCTTCGGTCGAACCTATTCCACTGGCCGGCGATGTGCTGCCCCCGCACGATGGCACGGGCTCCTTGCATTTGGCATTTGCATGCACAGCACAAGAGCTGTCGCACTGGGAAGAACACTTGGCGCAGCACGAAGTACCCATCGAAAGTCGAATCCGCTGGGAACGCGGCGGCCAGAGCATTTATTTTCGTGATCCGGACGATAATCTCATTGAACTGGCGACGCCTGGCATTTGGCCCATTTACTAA